One Drosophila santomea strain STO CAGO 1482 chromosome X, Prin_Dsan_1.1, whole genome shotgun sequence DNA segment encodes these proteins:
- the LOC120457170 gene encoding disheveled-associated activator of morphogenesis 1 isoform X3, with amino-acid sequence MSGMNQMSVFMDKINTTLQSCPIVCINEPDTHSASTEILQTSAESTLEKACKAAPSGGASLVTSVTSLNGSCIAINGGIGEEATATATANASATTSTAAGVTKITITSDNGRGSTRAKAKANTNTNTASSLDGYKNSSLVSITSLNSCSDLSLSQSQGSTATLPIGSTSCSSNNVSSHPLSSNNNSGSDTSSNNFQERFDFEHWKGLLSDYNCFHGLYRYWNQYNGRSSSSSSSSSSANDNSSGSEQQQSQSNHENGLGSGAGSFYTHNILGYTFGYPFGLKEDLDGGGGGGSGNCNSNCHGGNSNSLGLRKWLSGSSSSNETPLQKHYRHQQKKKMPGFRGRRVWCGCFKDDEPPEICVVEGAFTLQTLTPTQPMPSVDELDTKFAELVEELDLTAPNKEAMLSLPAQKKWQIYCSRKLPLDAADGPDATAMTQPPTAEHYIERLKELVVHISLSPEDSPSHELGNRLDGHAAFVDALKTALRTSTHSFVLRFVELDGLPALLDLLLQLDIRVANSPLHTSLIGCIKALMNNSMGRAHVLAHPTAIDTIARSLAADNIRTKIAALEILGAVCLVPGGHRKVLQAMLHFQEFATERTRFQSIVNDLDRSTYAYRDNVNLKTALMSFVNAVLNYGPGQENLEFRLHLRYEFLMLGIQPVIDKLRTHENETLDRHLDFFEMVRAEDEKEFARRFKEEHVDTKSAGSMFELLRRKLSHSPAYPHMLSLLQHMLLLPYTGHCTEHWLLIDRVVQQIVLQVEQRPNSDLIVDPDDPEKQLKLAAESPVHDPDVAPLQIDVAKLVRLLVKEEQLTQARKRADELERENFDVQSRLAKKEQELDLRMQEKEDLETGLARMRERLEKESAQHSQAVQRAQTAEMRAEDLQHRLINEQQERARLERLVTEGSIPDDQKVAGLTGCNGAVSPPPAPPMLKAIPPPPPPMAPSMMPPPPPPCPGAPPPPPSMAQTMAPAPPKVDLPKKNVPQPTNPLKSFNWSKLPDAKLQGTVWSELDESKLYNNMELESIDKLFSAYQKNGVSATDGSYEDLRVTGKAAKQKVLSVIDGRRAQNCTILLSKLKMSDMEISKAILSMDSNEQLQLDMVEQLLKFTPSAEERALLDEHSEDIESLARADRFLYEISKIPHYEQRLKSLHYKKRFMLTINDLVPRITSVMEASREVARSRRLRKLLELVLALGNYMNRGARGNASGFRLASLNRLADTKSSAAKGTTLLHYLVQVIERKFKDLLKLEDDIPHVREASKVSLGEMDKDIQMLRTGLADVAREIEFHRSSGPAQQGDRFLPVMREFHAQASVRFAELEDKFQDMKTRFDRAVRLFGEDGSVLQPDEFFGIFDSFLAAFAEARHDNESFRRRQEEEEKRAKQEAELKKRTIERKNKSGLMSSVARNLGLKSGSSNGDPDSPAKGGGGDNKGEFDDLISALRTGDVFGEDMAKFKRSRKARVLNGGSSSTGHTSPPRHGSLQREESGRERERTVRRQ; translated from the exons ACCCTACAGTCGTGTCCCATCGTGTGCATCAATGAGCCGGACACACACAGTGCCAGCACTGAGATATTGCAGACAAGTGCGGAGAGCACGCTAGAGAAGGCGTGCAAGGCGGCGCCATCGGGTGGAGCCAGCCTAGTCACCAGTGTGACTAGCTTGAACGGCAGCTGCATTGCCATCAACGGAGGAATAGGAGAAGAAGCgactgccactgcaactgcaaatgcaTCGGCAACAACCAGCACTGCGGCTGGAGTGACCAAGATAACGATAACCAGTGACAACGGCAGAGGCAGCACcagagccaaagccaaagccaacacaaacacaaacacagcCAGTTCCCTTGACGGCTACAAGAACAGCAGCTTGGTGTCCATCACCAGCCTAAACAGCTGCAGCGACCTGAGCCTCAGCCAGAGCCAGGGCAGCACCGCCACCCTGCCCATCGGCAGcaccagctgcagcagcaacaacgtcAGCAGCCACCCactcagcagcaacaacaacagcggcagcgacaCCTCGTCCAACAACTTCCAGGAGCGGTTCGACTTTGAGCACTGGAAGGGCCTACTCAGCGACTACAACTGCTTCCACGGCCTGTATCGCTACTGGAATCAGTACAACggacgcagcagcagcagcagcagcagcagcagcagcgccaacgacaacagcagcggcagcgagcagcagcagtcccAGTCCAACCATGAGAACGGCCTGGGCAGCGGAGCCGGTTCCTTCTACACCCACAACATACTAGGCTACACCTTCGGCTATCCCTTTGGCCTAAAGGAAGACCtcgacggcggcggcggcggcggcagcggcaactgcaacagcaactgccacggcggcaacagcaacagtctTGGCCTCAGGAAGTGGCTttcaggcagcagcagcagcaacgagaCGCCGCTCCAGAAGCACTACAGGCAccagcagaagaagaagatgcCCGGCTTCAGGGGCAGAAGGGTGTGGTGCGGCTGCTTCAAG GACGATGAACCACCCGAGATTTGTGTGGTGGAAGGCGCGTTTACGCTGCAGACGCTCACGCCCACCCAACCCATGCCGTCGGTGGATGAGCTGGACACCAAGTTCGCGGAGCTGGTGGAGGAGCTCGATCTGACGGCGCCCAACAAGGAGGCGATGCTCAGCCTGCCCGCGCAAAAGAAGTGGCAGATCTACTGCTCGAGGAAGCTGCCCCTGGATGCGGCCGATGGCCCGGATGCAACGGCCATGACCCAGCCCCCCACCGCAGAGCACTACATTGAGCGACTGAAGGAGCTGGTGGTGCACATATCGCTCTCGCCGGAAGACTCGCCCAGCCATGAGCTGGGCAACCGCCTGGATGGCCATGCCGCCTTCGTGGACGCCCTGAAGACGGCGCTTCGCACGTCCACCCACAGTTTCGTTCTCCGATTTGTGGAGCTGGACGGGCTCCCTGCGCTGCTCGacctcctgctgcagctggacATCCGCGTGGCCAACAGTCCGCTGCACACCAGTCTCATTGGTTGCATCAAGGCCCTGATGAACAACTCGATGGGTCGCGCGCACGTGCTAGCCCATCCCACGGCCATCGACACCATAGCCAGATCCCTGGCGGCGGACAACATCCGCACGAAGATCGCCGCGCTGGAGATTCTGGGTGCCGTGTGTCTGGTGCCCGGCGGTCATCGCAAGGTGCTGCAGGCCATGCTCCACTTCCAGGAGTTCGCTACGGAACGAACCCGTTTCCAGAGCATTGTCAACGACCTGGACCGCTCCACCTACGCGTACAGGGACAACGTCAATCTGAAGACCGCCCTCATGTCATTCGTAAATGCGGTGCTCAACTACGGCCCCGGCCAGGAGAACCTCGAGTTCCGACTGCACCTGAGGTACGAGTTTCTCATGCTCGGCATCCAGCCCGTGATCGACAAGCTGCGCACGCACGAGAACGAAACGCTGGACAGGCATTTG GACTTCTTTGAGATGGTTCGCGCCGAGGACGAGAAGGAGTTCGCCCGCCGTTTTAAGGAGGAGCACGTGGACACCAAGAGCGCCGGTTCAATGTTCGAGCTGCTGCGCCGCAAGCTCAGTCACTCGCCCGCCTATCCCCACATGCTCTCCCTTCTGCAGCACATGCTCCTGCTGCCCT ATACGGGCCACTGCACGGAGCACTGGCTGCTGATTGACCGCGTGGTACAGCAGATAGTGCTGCAGGTGGAGCAGCGGCCAAACAGTGATCTTATCGTCGACCCCGATGACCCAGAGAAGCAACTGAAGCTGGCCGCCGAGTCTCCAGTCCACGATCCCGACGTGGCGCCCTTGCAGATCGACGTGGCGAAGCTGGTGCGCCTGCTGGTCAAGGAGGAGCAGTTGACCCAGGCGCGAAAGCGTGCCGACGAGCTGGAGCGCGAGAACTTTGACGTCCAGTCGCGGCTGGCCAAGAAGGAGCAGGAACTCGACCTACGCATGCAAGAGAAGGAGGACTTGGAGACGGGACTAGCGCGCATGCGCGAGCGCTTGGAGAAGGAGTCCGCCCAGCACTCGCAGGCGGTGCAGCGGGCGCAGACTGCCGAGATGCGAGCGGAAGACCTGCAGCACCGCCTGATCAACGAGCAGCAGGAGCGGGCTCGCTTGGAGAGATTGGTTACGGAGGGCAGCATTCCCGACGACCAGAAGGTGGCCGGTCTCACTGGCTGCAATGGTGCCGTCTCGCCTCCACCGGCACCGCCCATGCTCAAGGCCATCCCGCCGCCTCCGCCACCCATGGCACCGTCGATGATgcccccaccaccacctccttgCCCGGGCGCCCCTCCTCCGCCGCCCAGCATGGCACAAACGATGGCTCCAGCGCCACCAAAAGTGGATCTGCCAAAGAAGAATGTGCCACAGCCGACGAATCCCCTGAAGAGCTTCAACTGGTCGAAGCTGCCGGACGCCAAGCTGCAGGGCACCGTTTGGAGTGAGCTCGACGAGAGCAAGCTGTACAACAACATGGAGCTGGAGTCAATTGATAAACTCTTCTCGGCCTACCAAAAGAACGGGGTATCG GCCACTGATGGATCCTATGAGGACTTACGGGTAACTGGCAAGGCGGCCAAGCAGAAAGTGCTGTCGGTGATCGACGGACGCCGGGCGCAGAACTGCACCATCCTGCTGAGCAAGCTGAAGATGAGCGACATGGAGATATCAAA GGCCATTCTCTCCATGGACAGCAACGAGCAGCTGCAACTGGACATGGTCGAGCAGCTGCTCAAGTTCACGCCCTCGGCGGAGGAGCGAGCTTTGCTGGACGAGCACAGCGAGGACATTGAGTCTCTGGCTCGGGCCGATCGATTCCTCTATGAGATATCCAA AATTCCGCACTACGAGCAGCGCCTGAAGAGTCTGCACTACAAGAAGCGTTTTATGCTGACCATCAACGACTTGGTCCCCCGCATAACCAGTGTGATGGAGGCCTCTCGTGAGGTGGCTCGCTCCCGTCGCCTGCGTAAGCTTCTTGAGTTGGTCCTCGCCTTAG GCAACTACATGAACCGCGGGGCACGTGGCAACGCATCCGGATTCCGACTGGCGTCGCTCAACCGGCTGGCGGACACCAAGTCCAGTGCCGCGAAGGGCACCACCCTGCTACACTACCTCGTGCAGGTGATTGAACGCAAGTTCAAGGACCTTTTGAAGTTGGAGGACGATATCCCACATGTGCGCGAAGCCTCCAAGGTGTCGCTCGGCGAGATGGACAAGGACATTCAGATGCTACGCACGGGTCTGGCAGACGTCGCGCGCGAGATCGAGTTCCATCGCAGTTCGGGCCCGGCCCAACAGGGCGACCGCTTTCTGCCCGTGATGCGCGAGTTCCACGCGCAGGCGTCGGTGCGCTTTGCGGAGCTGGAGGACAAGTTCCAGGACATGAAGACGCGCTTTGACCGTGCGGTACGCCTCTTCGGCGAGGATGGTTCCGTTTTACAGCCGGACGAGTTCTTTGGCATCTTCGACTCCTTCCTCGCCGCCTTCGCGGAGGCGCGGCATGACAACGAGAGCTTCCGTCGGCgacaggaggaggaggagaagcgCGCCAAGCAGGAGGCGGAGCTCAAGAAGCGCACAATCGAGCGCAAGAACAAGAGCGGCCTAATGAGCAGCGTGGCTCGCAACCTGGGCCTCAAGTCTGGCTCGTCCAACGGCGATCCCGACTCCCCGGCAAAGGGCGGCGGAGGCGACAACAAGGGCGAGTTCGACGACCTCATCTCGGCCCTGCGGACCGGCGACGTGTTCGGCGAGGACATGGCCAAGTTCAAGCGGTCGCGCAAGGCGCGCGTGCTTAACGGCGGCAGCTCCTCCACTGGGCACACCTCGCCGCCCCGCCACGGCAGCCTCCAGCGGGAGGAGAGTGGGCGGGAGCGCGAGCGGACCGTGAGGCGCCAGTAG